Proteins encoded in a region of the Bicyclus anynana chromosome 9, ilBicAnyn1.1, whole genome shotgun sequence genome:
- the LOC112055099 gene encoding coiled-coil domain-containing protein 97 — MGDLKISSPNNEEKICEIDPIYDIIDYLVRCANISFKNPHYNKAEIRTSEKIQVAYKMYTQSPTQFLIQFGKYLSPNHIEYFQNVEINNTNKDYKACIEQLKLYHSNECKNKRIRNRRYRAMQKLQDTDYFSEKQMMYRNPLLYEQLVGQYMTDEEKLERDGADNENLTFLSMILETVDRNEMRETKNRQMLIEGETSTQTLQDTESTPSQGKRWGDFDVPDTKPNYIPETEKRCMINANERNLLREEFLQEMCSSFIEGRDIDFDYDSVDNNEEYDDLQQMSRDAEDKYFDSEDNDAETLEEHMQHVQEYGRKKSNDSNSDTLDVFMQHISNKLQQS, encoded by the coding sequence ATGGGAGATTTAAAGATTTCATCACCAAATAATgaagaaaaaatatgtgaaattgATCCTATTTACGATATCATTGACTACTTGGTAAGGTGTGCaaacatttcttttaaaaatccacattaTAACAAAGCAGAAATACGGACAAGCGAAAAAATTCAAGTGGCATACAAAATGTACACTCAATCACCTAcacaatttttaatacaattcggTAAATATTTATCACCGAATCACATCGAATATTTCCAAAACGTAGAAATTAACAATACCAATAAGGATTACAAAGCATGTATAGAACAGTTAAAACTATATCACTCAAACGaatgcaaaaataaaagaatacgaAACCGTCGATACAGAGCCATGCAGAAGTTACAAGACACTGATTATTTTAGCGAAAAACAAATGATGTATCGCAACCCATTACTGTATGAACAGCTTGTGGGCCAGTACATGACCGACGAAGAAAAACTTGAACGAGATGGTGCTGATAATGAAAACTTAACTTTCCTTAGTATGATATTGGAAACAGTAGACAGAAATGAAATGAGAGAAACAAAAAACAGACAAATGCTAATTGAGGGTGAAACATCAACACAAACTTTACAAGATACAGAAAGTACACCTAGTCAAGGAAAGCGATGGGGAGATTTTGATGTACCAGACACAAAACCCAACTACATTCCTGAAACTGAGAAACGTTGTATGATAAATGCAAACGAGAGAAACCTTTTAAGAGAAGAGTTCTTGCAAGAAATGTGCAGTAGTTTCATTGAGGGCAGAGATATTGACTTTGATTATGACAGTGTTGACAATAACGAGGAATATGATGATTTACAACAAATGTCACGGGATGCTGAAGACAAATACTTTGATTCTGAAGACAATGATGCGGAGACATTGGAGGAGCACATGCAGCACGTCCAAGAATATGGAAGAAAGAAGTCGAATGATAGTAACAGTGACACTCTAGATGTTTTTATGCAacatatttcaaataaactgcaacaaagttaa